One genomic window of Diospyros lotus cultivar Yz01 chromosome 8, ASM1463336v1, whole genome shotgun sequence includes the following:
- the LOC127808177 gene encoding uncharacterized protein LOC127808177, whose amino-acid sequence MGCCVSTNSKPASPPKDHHHRHSSSARSADFRHSKAPPPLEEETVKEVLSETPNPKPPVPKIQDEKEAKIQEDDASDVGDKTPFTATEVSEVSDITSLSESVSTLTERREEDEGEVRQRVARSPSKLRRRGSTPAVGKSPVRRSDPSPGRVRLVPARERPGVAPAGQRQDSGDVNMRRLRSPAKRGAETGAARTAGLGRSPSDRKTGKSPDRVRSDQSEKTRKVRETADKEAATWPPPTGNESLENPLVSLECFIFL is encoded by the coding sequence ATGGGTTGCTGTGTCAGTACCAATTCCAAGCCCGCATCTCCGCCCAAGGACCACCACCATCGTCATTCGTCGTCGGCGAGATCCGCCGACTTCCGCCACTCCAAGGCGCCGCCGCCGCTAGAAGAAGAGACCGTGAAGGAAGTCCTGTCCGAGACTCCGAATCCGAAGCCACCTGTCCCAAAAATCCAAGACGAGAAAGAGGCTAAGATCCAAGAAGACGACGCTAGCGATGTCGGGGATAAGACGCCGTTTACGGCCACGGAGGTCTCCGAAGTGTCCGACATCACCAGCTTGAGCGAGAGCGTGTCGACGCTGACAGAGAGGAGAGAGGAAGACGAGGGTGAGGTCCGGCAGAGGGTGGCTAGATCGCCGTCGAAGCTCCGGCGGAGAGGGAGTACGCCGGCGGTCGGAAAATCCCCGGTCAGAAGGTCGGATCCGTCTCCGGGCCGGGTCAGACTGGTTCCAGCAAGAGAGAGGCCGGGCGTGGCGCCCGCCGGGCAGAGACAGGACTCCGGGGACGTCAACATGCGGAGGTTGAGGTCTCCAGCTAAGCGCGGGGCCGAGACCGGAGCTGCAAGAACGGCCGGGCTGGGCCGGAGCCCGTCGGATAGGAAAACGGGGAAGTCTCCGGATCGGGTCAGATCCGACCAGTCCGAGAAGACCCGAAAGGTTCGGGAGACCGCGGACAAGGAGGCCGCCACGTGGCCGCCACCGACAGGCAACGAGTCTCTTGAAAACCCGCTCGTGTCCCTGGAATGTTTCATCTTTCTGTAG
- the LOC127808808 gene encoding protein STRUBBELIG-RECEPTOR FAMILY 3-like: MGYVNWQRHVWIFLGLIAFFGMPMCRGTTDPRDVFAINSLYAALGFPILPGWVPIGGDPCAEHWQGVQCVNANITGIVLSGANLGGELGDGLQDFTSVIQMDLSNNHIGGSIPSNLPPTVRSFFLSGNQFTGSIPNTLSSLGQLADLSLNDNRLTGNIPDAFQPLVGLVNLDLSGNNLSGQLPPSLGNLSSLTTLHLQNNQLTGVLNVLQDLPLNDLDIENNSFSGPIPANLLNIPNFRRAGNPFNTTVIPSPPAFAPSPSPSRAPSPELTTGQRAFAPTVPIIISDSGPGGKFLTTKRVTWIAIAGVLTFIVVALGLCLYMSRCCKGSQPSSKITKRHEMSEYNDLEKKPKNSEPFPKLYSPLEKGYKEADLRPALRHGNDHETNSFRLKPVAERTDFKTTVTIPERKEDHRIDMTELDVDFLTPPPPPPFLQVDEDTADPILSSLTMTRPPNRSVRTFTISSLQEYTNSFSQENLIGEGMLGTVYRAELPSGKILAVKKLNAAACRKQSNEDFLELVLSVSKLHHPNVVALLGFCAEHGEKLLVYEYCGNGTLYDALHTDDETHKKLSWNMRIRLALGAARALEYLHEVCQPTIVHKNFKSANILLDDELGVRVSDGGLAPLAPSISASQLSGYGYGAPELELGSYTSQSDVYSFGVVMLELLTGKTSYDRLRPRGEQFLVRWAVPRLHDIDALSRMVDPSLNGAYSTKALSRFADIISLCLQPEPEFRPPMSEIVENLLLMI, from the exons ATGGGTTATGTGAATTGGCAGAGGCATGTATGGATTTTCTTAGGGCTGATAGCATTCTTTGGTATGCCGATGTGCCGCGGAACCACGGACCCTCGAGATG TGTTTGCTATAAATAGTTTATATGCTGCTCTGGGCTTCCCAATTCTTCCTGGGTGGGTTCCAATTGGAGGCGATCCTTGTGCAGAACATTGGCAAGGTGTACAGTGTGTTAATGCCAACATAACTGGAAT AGTCCTCAGCGGCGCAAATTTGGGGGGTGAGCTTGGTGATGGCTTGCAAGACTTCACTTCTGTCATACAAAT GGATCTGAGCAACAACCATATTGGGGGTAGTATTCCTTCCAATTTACCGCCCACTGTTAGAAGCTT TTTTCTTTCGGGTAACCAGTTCACTGGAAGCATCCCAAATACTTTATCATCATTAGGTCAACTAGCAGACTT GTCGCTTAATGATAACCGCTTGACTGGAAATATTCCAGATGCCTTTCAGCCACTTGTGGGTTTGGTAAACTT GGATCTGTCAGGTAACAATTTGAGTGGTCAGCTGCCTCCTTCCCTGGGGAACTTGTCATCTCTTACTACACT GCACTTGCAAAACAATCAGCTAACTGGGGTCCTCAATGTTTTACAAGATCTTCCCTTAAATGATTT GGACATTGAAAATAACTCGTTCTCTGGGCCTATCCCTGCAAATTTGCTGAACATTCCAAATTTCAG GAGAGCAGGAAATCCCTTCAACACTACTGTTATCCCTTCCCCCCCTGCCTTTGCTCCTTCACCATCTCCATCCAGGGCTCCATCTCCTGAATTAACTACGGGACAACGGGCATTTGCACCCACTGTGCCAATAATAATATCAGATTCTGGACCAGGAGGAAAGTTTTTGACGACTAAAAGGGTCACTTGGATTGCTATTGCAGGGGTTTTAACGTTTATAGTGGTTGCCTTAGGGTTGTGTCTTTATATGTCTAGATGCTGCAAAGGAAGTCAACCAAGTAGCAAAATTACCAAGAGGCATGAAATGAGTGAATATAACGACCTTGAAAAGAAGCCTAAGAACAGTGAACCTTTCCCAAAATTGTATAGCCCTTTAGAAAAAG GTTATAAAGAGGCAGATTTGAGGCCAGCACTTAGACATGGAAATGATCATGAAACAAACAGTTTTAGGTTAAAGCCAGTCGCTGAACGGACAGATTTTAAGACAACGGTCACTATTCCAGAGCGCAAGGAGGATCATAGGATTGACATGACAGAACTGGATGTTGATTTTCTGACACCACCCCCGCCTCCTCCGTTTCTTCAAGTTGATGAGGATACTGCAGATCCAATTCTTTCCTCACTAACCATGACCAGACCACCTAACAGATCAGTAAGGACATTCACCATTTCATCACTTCAAGAATATACAAATAGCTTTTCTCAGGAAAATCTTATTGGAGAAGGCATGCTGGGCACTGTCTATAGGGCTGAGCTTCCTAGTGGGAAG ATATTAGCAGTCAAGAAACTCAATGCTGCAGCTTGCAGAAAGCAGAGCAATGAAGATTTTCTTGAGCTAGTACTTAGTGTTTCCAAGCTTCACCACCCCAATGTAGTTGCGCTCCTGGGTTTCTGTGCTGAGCATGGGGAGAAGTTACTTGTGTATGAGTACTGTGGAAATGGAACACTTTATGATGCACTACACACGGATGATGAAACCCATAAGAAACTATCATGGAACATGCGCATCCGCTTGGCTCTTGGAGCTGCAAGAGCCCTGGA GTATTTGCATGAAGTTTGTCAACCTACAATTGTCCATAAAAATTTCAAGTCTGCCAATATCCTTCTTGATGATGAGCTTGGAGTACGTGTCTCAGATGGTGGTTTGGCTCCTCTAGCGCCATCCATTTCCGCAAGCCAG TTGTCAGGTTATGGTTATGGTGCCCCAGAGCTTGAGTTGGGAAGTTATACTAGCCAGAGTGACGTCTACAGTTTTGGAGTTGTTATGTTGGAGCTCCTCACAGGGAAAACATCTTATGATAG GTTGCGGCCCCGAGGGGAGCAATTTCTGGTAAGATGGGCAGTTCCTCGGCTTCATGATATAGATGCCCTATCAAGGATGGTTGATCCTTCTCTAAATGGAGCATATTCTACTAAGGCTTTGTCCCGCTTTGCAGATATAATCTCCTTATGCCTTCAG CCTGAGCCTGAATTTAGGCCACCCATGTCTGAGATCGTCGAGAACCTTTTACTCATGATCTAA